The Pseudonocardia broussonetiae DNA segment GGTAGCAGACCGACCGGACCGCGATGACGTCGTCGCCGTCGGTGCCGGTGATCACCATCGGCTGCTTCGTGATCACGCCCGTGCCGAGGATGGCGACCTGCGGCTGGTTGATGATCGGTGTGTCGAAGAGCGCACCGGCGCTGCCGATGTTGGTGATGGTGAACGTGCCGCCCGAGAGCTCGTCCGGGCCGATCTTGTTGTCGCGCGTGCGGGCCGCCACGTCGGCGATCTTGCGCGCGAGACCGGCGAGGTTGAGGTCCTCGGCGTTCTTGATGACCGGCACGAGCAGGCCGCGCGGGGTGTCGACCGCGATGGCCAGGTGCACGCCGCCGTGGTAGGTCACCTCCTTGCCGTCCTCGCTGATCGACGCGTTGACCTGGGGGAACGCCTTCAGCGCCTCCACGGTGGCCTTCGCGAAGAACGGCAGGTAGGTGAGCTTGACGCCCTCGCGGCGCTCGAACTCGGCCTTCGCCTTCGCCCGCAGCTTCGCGATGCGGGTGACGTCGACCTGCTGCACCGTCGTGAGCTGCGCCGACACCGCCAGCGACTCGCTCATCCGCTTCGCGATGACCTGGCGCAGGCGCGGCAGCTTCACCGTGGTGCCCGGCTCCGGCGCGTTCGCCGCGGCCTTGGGGATCGTGGTCGGGGCGCTGGGCGCGCCGCCCGAGCCGGAGGACGCAGCGGCGGCGGGGGCCGGGGCGGCGGGCTCCGGCTCCGGTGCGGCCGCCTCGGCGGCGGCCAGGACGTCCTGCTTGCGGATGCGCCCGCCGACGCCCGAGCCGGTGATCGTCGAGAGGTCGACGTCGTGCTCGGCGGCCAGCTTGCGGACCAGCGGCGTCACGTACGGCGCACCGGTGGGGGCGTCGCCGCTGCCGTTGGTGCTGGCGCTGCCGGAGTCGGGCCGCGAGGGCAGCTCGGAGGCGACCTCCTCACGCTCGGCCTTCTCCTCGACCTGCGCCGGGCCGCCGTCGGTGCCCGACTTCGGGGCCTCGGCCTTCGGGGCCTCGGCCGGCTCCGGCTGCTCGGGCTGCTCCTGCTCGGGCTGCTCCTGCTTGGGCTGCTCCTGCTTGGGCTGCTCCTGCTCGGGCTCCGGCTCGGGCGCCGACTCCTCGGCCGGCGCCGCCGACGCGTCGCCGATGAGGGCGAGCTGCCCGCCGACCTCGACGGTCTCGTCCTCGGCCGCGGTGATCTCCAGCAGCGTGCCGGCGATCGGGGAGGGGATCTCGGTGTCGACCTTGTCGGTGGAGACCTCGAGCAGCGGCTCGTCGACCGCGACCTCGTCGCCGACCTCCTTGAGCCACCGCGTGACGGTGCCCTCGGTGACGCTCTCGCCCAGCTCCGGCATCGTGATCGCCGTGCCGCCGCCCGAGCCGCTCGGCTTGGTCGAGGCCTGCGGCTTCTCCGCCGGCTCCTCGGCCTGGTTCGGCGGCGAGGCGGGCTCGTCCTCGGCCGGCTCCTCCTCCGCGGGCGCCTCGACGGCCGACTCGGCCGGGGTGTCGCCGCCGTCGTCGGACGCGGGCTCGTCGCCGTCGCCGATCACGGCCAGCTCACCGCCGACCTCGACGGTCTCGTCCTCGCCGGCGACGATGCGCTGCAGCACGCCCGCGGCGGGGGACGGGATCTCGGTGTCGACCTTGTCGGTGGAGACCTCGAGCAACGGCTCGTCGACCTCGACCCGGTCACCCTCCTGCTTGAGCCAGCGGGTGACGGTGCCCTCGGTGACGCTCTCACCGAGCGCGGGCATCTGGACGGAGAACGCCATGGCTCTCGGGGCTCCTTCTTCTACGCGGTTCGGGGGAGCGGTCAGGAGTGGCTGTGCAGGGGCTTGCCGGCGAGCGCGAGGAACGCCTCGCCGAAGGCCTCGTTCTGGGTGGGGTGCGCGTGGACCAGCGCAGCGACGTCCTCGGCCTGGGCGTCCCAGTTGTAGACCAGCTGGGCCTCGCCGATGAGCTCGCCGACGCGGGCGCCGACCATGTGGATGCCGACGACCGGGCCCTCGGTGCCCTTGCCGCCCGCCTTCACCAGCTTGATGGCGCCCTGGGTCTGCAGGATCTGCGACTTGCCGTTGCCGGCGAGGTCGTAGACCAGCGTCTCGACCTCCCCGTACTTCTCCTTGGCCTGCGCCTCGGTGAGGCCGACCGACGCCACCTCGGGCTCGCAGTAGGTGACGCGCGGGATGCCGGCCTCGTCGAGCACCGGCGGGTTGAGGCCCGCGATGTCCTCGGCGAGGAAGATCCCCTGGGCGAAGCCGCGGTGCGCGAGCTGCAGGCCGGGGACGATGTCGCCCAGCGCGTAGACGTTCTCCAGGTTGGTGCGCAGCCGCTCGTCGGTGAGGACGAAGCCGCGCTCCATCGTCACGCCCGCCTCCTCGTAGCCGGCGTTGGCGGTGTTCGGGCCGCGGCCGATCGCGACGAGCAGCAGGTCGGCCTCGATCTCCTCGCCCGACTCGAGCGACACCGTGACGGCCTCGTCGGTCTGCTTGGCGCCGGTGAACTTCACACCGGTCTTGAAGGTGATCTTGCGCTTGCGGTACGCGCGCTCCAGGGCCTTGGACGCGAACTCGTCCTCGTTGGGCACCAGGTGGGGCAGCGCCTCGACGATGGTGACGTCGGCGCCGAAGCTCTTGAAGACGCTGGCGAACTCGACGCCGATGACGCCGCCGCCGAGCACCACGACCCGCTTGGGGGCCTCGTCGAGGTGGATCGCCTCGTAGGAGGTGAGGATGCGGCCGCCGATGTCGAGACCGGGGAGCGACTTGGCGTAGCTGCCGGTGGCCAGCACGACCTTCTTGCCGACGTACCGGTCGTCGCCCACGACGACCGCGTTCGGGCCCTCGAAGCGGCCCGTGCCGTCGACGAGGGTGATCTTGCGGGACTTCACGAGCCCCTGCAGTCCCTTGTAGAGCTTGGCGATCACGCCGTCCTTGTAGGAGTTGACGCCCGCCATGTCGATGCCGTCGAAGGTGCTGCGCACGCCGATGCGCTCGCCCTCGCGGGCGGAGTCGGCGACCTCGGCCGCGTGCAGCAGGGCCTTGGTGGGGATGCAGCCGTAGTGCAGGCAGGTCCCGCCGAGCTTGTCCTTCTCGATCAGCACCACCGACATCCCCAGCTCCGCAGCGCGCAGCGCGCAGGCGTAACCGCCCGACCCGCCGCCGAGGATCACCAGGTCCGCGTTGTGCTCGGGCACGAAACACTCCCTATCGAAGTCAGGTATCGCGGCATGTCACGCCGCCTGCTTCCCATCTTGTCATCCGGGGCGCACCCGTGTGGGGCCTGGTCCGATCGGGCGGGGAGAGAAGCGGCACCCCCGCGCGTCGGGGGTGCCGGGCAGGGCGGCGGACTCGCCGGGTGGCGTCAGCCGTTCTCGGCGATGTCGCTGAGCAGCGCGAACAGGGTGCGGACCGGCACGCCGGTGCCGCCCTTGGCCGTGTAGCCGTACGGGCCGCCGGAGTGGAAGCTCGGGCCGGCGATGTCGATGTGCGCCCACGGCAGGCCCTCGGGCACGAACTCCGAGAGGAACACCCCGGCCACGAGCATGCCGCCCCAGCGGGTGCCGGAGACGTTGGCGAGATCGGCGACGCGGGAGTCGAGGTCGGCGCGCAGGTGCTCGGGCAGCGGCATGGCCCAGCCGCCCTCGCCGGTGGCCTGCGCGTGCCCGGCGACGCGGTCGCGCAGCTCCTCGCTGCCCATGACGCCCGCGGTGCGCATCCCGAGCGCCACCTGCTGCGCGCCGGTCAGCGTGGAGGTCTCGACGAGGTAGTCCGGCCCGTCCTCGGCGGCGCGCGCGATCGCGTCGGCCAGGATCAGCCGGCCCTCGGCGTCGGTGTTGAGCACCTCGACGGTCGTGCCGCCGTACATCCGCAGCACGTCGCCCGGCCGGTACGCGGTGTCGGACGGCATGTTCTCGGCCATCGGCACGGTCGCCGTGACCGCGACAGGCAGCCCGAGCTGCGCGGCCAGCACCGTCGTCGCGATGACGGCGGCGGCCCCGCCCATGTCGGAGGTCATCTGGTCCATGTTCGCGGCCGGCTTGATCGAGATGCCGCCGGTGTCGAACGTGATGCCCTTGCCGACGAGCGCGACCGTCGCGCGCGGCGACTCCCCGCCCGACCAGCGCAGGCGCACCAGGCGCGGCTTGCGCGAGGAGCCCTGGCCGACGCCGAGCACGCCGCCGTAGCCGCCCTCGGCGAGCGCGGTCTCGTCGAGCACCTCGACCTCGACGCCCGCCGCCTCGGCCAGCGCCACGGCCCGGTCGGCGAACGAGGCGGGGTAGAGGTCGTTGGGCGGGGTGTTGACGAGGTCGCGCGCCGTGGTGACGGCCGTGGCCACCGCGGTGGCGACGCGCAGCGCGTCGTCGGCCCCGTCGGCGTCGGAGAGGAGGTAGACCCGCCCGACCGGGGGCTTCCCGCCGCCGTTGCTGCGGTACTCGGTGAAGGAGTACGCGCCGAGCAGGGTGCCCTCGGCGGCCGCGGCGAGGTCGAGGCGGCCCAGCGTCGACAGGGCGTGACCGGTGCCGGCCAGCGCGCGGGCGGCCGCCCCGGAGGCGCGGCGGACGGCGTCGGCGTCGGGCTCGGCGCCGTCGTCGAGCGGGCCCAGGCCGACGGCCACGAGCAGCGGCGCGGTGATCGTGCCGCGGGTCGGGACGCGCACGACCTCCTCGGCCTTGCCGGACGCGCCGGCCACCGCGAGCAGCTCCGCGAGCCCGCCGTCGAAGGCCGAGTCGATCTCCGCGGCGCCGGGGGCGAGGACCGGGGTCCCGTCGCCGGCCAGCACGCCGATCACGACGGCGTCGACGGTGGCGGAGGCGGGGTCGCCGCTGCCGAGCTGCAGTTCCGTGGGCACGGGGTTCCTCTCGATCATGGGCCGGGTGAGACCTCTTCGAGATGCTAATGACACCGCCGCGGTCGTCCGGTCGGCAGGGGCGGATGACATCGTGTCGCGGTGCCCGGAAGTGTGCAGAGACGGCTGGGGACCGCCGACGCGGTGGTCCTCGGCCTCGCGGCGATGCTCGGCACGGGGGTCTTCGCCGTCTGGGGGCCCGCGGCGGCCGCGGCGGGACCGTGGCTGCTGGTGGCCGTCGGCCTCGCCGCGGTGGTCGCCGCCTGCAACGCCGGGTCCACCTCCGACCTCGCCGTCGCGCACCCCGAGAGCGGCGGCGGGTACGTCTACGGGCGGGAGCGCCTGGCGCCCGGTGCCGGGCGGCTGGCGGGGGTGGCGTTCCTCGCGGGGAAGACGTCCTCGGCCGCCGCGGCGGCGGGGGTGTTCGGCAGCTACGTGCTGCCGTCGCAGCCGGTGGTGGCCGCGGTCGTCGTCATCCTGGTCGTCACGGGGCTGAACACCGCCGGCGTGCGGTGGACGGCCACCAGCGCGTACGCCCTGGTCGGCGGCACGCTGGCGGTGCTCGCGCTGGTCGTCGTCAGCGGGCTGCTCGGCGCGGGCGACGACACCGCGGTCGTGGCCGCGGTGCCCACCGAGGAGATGCCCGAACCGGTGGCGGGCGGGCCGCTGGGGGCGTTCACCGCGGCCGGGCTGCTGTTCTTCGCCTTCGCCGGGTACGCCCGCATCGCGACGCTGGGGGAGGAGGTCCGCGACCCCTCGCGCACGCTGCGCCGCGCCATCGAGGTCGCGCTGGCGATCGCGCTGGTGACCTACCTGCTGGTCGGGATCTCGCTGATCGTCGGCCTGGGCATCGACCGGCTCGCCACCGAGACCACGCCGCTGGTGACGCTCGTCGACACCGGCCCCTCGCCCTCGCTGGGCGTGCTCGTGCGCGTCGGCGCGGCCGTGGCGGCGGGGTCGGCGCTCCTGTCGGTGCTGGTCGGGGTCAGCCGCACGGGCCTGGCGATGGCCCGGCGCGACGAGCTGCCCGCCGCGCTGGCCGTGATCGGGCGCCGCGGCACCCCGTGGCGGGCCGACCTCGCGGGCGGCGCCGTCGCCGCCGTCATCGCCGTGCTCGCCGGTCCGGCCGCGGCCATCGCGCTGTCGGCGTGCTCGGTCCTCGTCTACTACGCGGTGATCAACCTCGCCGCGCTGCGCCTGCGCCCCGACGAGCGGCGCTGGCCGATGTGGACGTCCTGGACCGGCTTCGTACTGTGCCTGGCCCTCGCCGCGCTGCTGCCCGTGCTGCAGGTCCTGATGACGGTCGTGGTGCTGGCCATCGGCTGGATGCTCGTCACGGTGCTGGGCGGCGAGCGCTCCCGGTAGCGTCGCGGGAGTGGACGACCTCCTCACCAGCCCGCTGCACGACCGCCACCTCGCCCTCGGCGCCACCCTCGGCGCGTTCGGCGGGTGGTCGATGCCGCTGTCCTACGCCGACGGCACCGTCGCCGAGCACACCGCGGTGCGCGAGGCCGTCGGGGTCTTCGACGTCTGCCACCTCGGCAAGCTCGCGATCACCGGCCCGGGCGCGGCCGAGCTGGTGAACCGCACGTTCAGCGCCGACCTGGGGAGGATCGGGCCGGGGCAGGCGCAGTACACGCTGTGCTGCACCGAGGACGGCGGGGTCGTCGACGACGTCATCGTCTACCTGGTCGGGCCCGAGGAGGTGCTGGCCGTGCCGAACGCGGCCAACGCCGCCGCCGTGGCGGAGATCCTGCGCGCCGACGCGCCGGCCGGCGTCACCGTCACCGACCGGCACCGCGACCTCGCCGTGCTCGCGGTGCAGGGTCCCGGCGTGGACGCGGTGCTGCCCGCCGTGCTGCCCGACGTGCCGGCGCTCGACTACATGGCCTTCACCGACGTCGACGACGTGCGCGTCTGCCGCACCGGCTACACCGGCGAGCGCGGCTACGAGCTCCTCGTGCCGGCCGACGGCGCGGGCGCGGTGTGGGACTCGCTCGTCGCCGCGGGCGCCCGGCCGTGCGGGCTCGGCGCGCGCGACACGCTGCGCACCGAGATGGGCTACCCGCTGCACGGGCAGGACCTGTCCGTCGACATCTCCCCGGTGCAGGCGGGCAGCGGCTGGGCCGTCGGCTGGGACAAGGCGGCGTTCCGCGGCCGGGACGCGCTCGTGGCGGAGAAGGCGGCCGGGCCGGCGCGGCGGCTGCGCGGCCTGCGCGCCACCGGGCGCGGTGTGCCCCGCGCGGGGATGGACGTCCTGCGCGACGGGGAGCGCGTCGGCGTCACCACGTCGGGCACGTTCTCGCCCACGCTGAAGTGCGGGATCGCGCTCGCGCTGATCGACACCGCGTCGGGCGTCGGGCTCGACGACACCGTGGCCGTCGACGTCCGCGGCCGGGCGCTCGAGTGCACCGTCGTCAAGCCGCCGTTCGTCGCGTCACACGTGCGCTGAGTCTTGCTACCGTCTCGGCCATGACCGAGTTCTCCCGCACCCCCCACCCGTCACCGGTGCCGGAGGAGCGGCGCGCCGCCATCGTCGCCGACCCCGGTTTCGGGCGGCACTTCACCGACCACATGGTGACGATCCCGTGGACCGCCGAGAAGGGCTGGCACACGCCGTCGGTCGTGCCCTACGGGCCGCTGCTCCTCGACCCGGCGTCGATGGTGCTGCACTACGGGCAGGAGATCTTCGAGGGGCTCAAGGCCTACCAGCAGCCCGACGGCTCGGTGGCCTCGTTCCGGCCCGAGGCCAACGCGGCGCGCTTCCGGGCGTCGGCGTCGCGGCTGGCGATGGCGGAGCTACCCGACGAGCTGTTCCTCGCCTCGCTCAGCGAGCTGCTGTCGGCCGACCGGGCCTGGGTGCCGCCCGCGGGCGGCGAGGAGTCGGTGTACCTGCGGCCGTTCATGCTGGCCACGGAGGTCGGGCTC contains these protein-coding regions:
- the sucB gene encoding 2-oxoglutarate dehydrogenase, E2 component, dihydrolipoamide succinyltransferase, with protein sequence MAFSVQMPALGESVTEGTVTRWLKQEGDRVEVDEPLLEVSTDKVDTEIPSPAAGVLQRIVAGEDETVEVGGELAVIGDGDEPASDDGGDTPAESAVEAPAEEEPAEDEPASPPNQAEEPAEKPQASTKPSGSGGGTAITMPELGESVTEGTVTRWLKEVGDEVAVDEPLLEVSTDKVDTEIPSPIAGTLLEITAAEDETVEVGGQLALIGDASAAPAEESAPEPEPEQEQPKQEQPKQEQPEQEQPEQPEPAEAPKAEAPKSGTDGGPAQVEEKAEREEVASELPSRPDSGSASTNGSGDAPTGAPYVTPLVRKLAAEHDVDLSTITGSGVGGRIRKQDVLAAAEAAAPEPEPAAPAPAAAASSGSGGAPSAPTTIPKAAANAPEPGTTVKLPRLRQVIAKRMSESLAVSAQLTTVQQVDVTRIAKLRAKAKAEFERREGVKLTYLPFFAKATVEALKAFPQVNASISEDGKEVTYHGGVHLAIAVDTPRGLLVPVIKNAEDLNLAGLARKIADVAARTRDNKIGPDELSGGTFTITNIGSAGALFDTPIINQPQVAILGTGVITKQPMVITGTDGDDVIAVRSVCYLPMTYDHRLVDGADAGRFVSAIKARLEEGAFEADLGL
- the lpdA gene encoding dihydrolipoyl dehydrogenase encodes the protein MPEHNADLVILGGGSGGYACALRAAELGMSVVLIEKDKLGGTCLHYGCIPTKALLHAAEVADSAREGERIGVRSTFDGIDMAGVNSYKDGVIAKLYKGLQGLVKSRKITLVDGTGRFEGPNAVVVGDDRYVGKKVVLATGSYAKSLPGLDIGGRILTSYEAIHLDEAPKRVVVLGGGVIGVEFASVFKSFGADVTIVEALPHLVPNEDEFASKALERAYRKRKITFKTGVKFTGAKQTDEAVTVSLESGEEIEADLLLVAIGRGPNTANAGYEEAGVTMERGFVLTDERLRTNLENVYALGDIVPGLQLAHRGFAQGIFLAEDIAGLNPPVLDEAGIPRVTYCEPEVASVGLTEAQAKEKYGEVETLVYDLAGNGKSQILQTQGAIKLVKAGGKGTEGPVVGIHMVGARVGELIGEAQLVYNWDAQAEDVAALVHAHPTQNEAFGEAFLALAGKPLHSHS
- a CDS encoding leucyl aminopeptidase gives rise to the protein MIERNPVPTELQLGSGDPASATVDAVVIGVLAGDGTPVLAPGAAEIDSAFDGGLAELLAVAGASGKAEEVVRVPTRGTITAPLLVAVGLGPLDDGAEPDADAVRRASGAAARALAGTGHALSTLGRLDLAAAAEGTLLGAYSFTEYRSNGGGKPPVGRVYLLSDADGADDALRVATAVATAVTTARDLVNTPPNDLYPASFADRAVALAEAAGVEVEVLDETALAEGGYGGVLGVGQGSSRKPRLVRLRWSGGESPRATVALVGKGITFDTGGISIKPAANMDQMTSDMGGAAAVIATTVLAAQLGLPVAVTATVPMAENMPSDTAYRPGDVLRMYGGTTVEVLNTDAEGRLILADAIARAAEDGPDYLVETSTLTGAQQVALGMRTAGVMGSEELRDRVAGHAQATGEGGWAMPLPEHLRADLDSRVADLANVSGTRWGGMLVAGVFLSEFVPEGLPWAHIDIAGPSFHSGGPYGYTAKGGTGVPVRTLFALLSDIAENG
- a CDS encoding APC family permease encodes the protein MPGSVQRRLGTADAVVLGLAAMLGTGVFAVWGPAAAAAGPWLLVAVGLAAVVAACNAGSTSDLAVAHPESGGGYVYGRERLAPGAGRLAGVAFLAGKTSSAAAAAGVFGSYVLPSQPVVAAVVVILVVTGLNTAGVRWTATSAYALVGGTLAVLALVVVSGLLGAGDDTAVVAAVPTEEMPEPVAGGPLGAFTAAGLLFFAFAGYARIATLGEEVRDPSRTLRRAIEVALAIALVTYLLVGISLIVGLGIDRLATETTPLVTLVDTGPSPSLGVLVRVGAAVAAGSALLSVLVGVSRTGLAMARRDELPAALAVIGRRGTPWRADLAGGAVAAVIAVLAGPAAAIALSACSVLVYYAVINLAALRLRPDERRWPMWTSWTGFVLCLALAALLPVLQVLMTVVVLAIGWMLVTVLGGERSR
- the gcvT gene encoding glycine cleavage system aminomethyltransferase GcvT, with the protein product MDDLLTSPLHDRHLALGATLGAFGGWSMPLSYADGTVAEHTAVREAVGVFDVCHLGKLAITGPGAAELVNRTFSADLGRIGPGQAQYTLCCTEDGGVVDDVIVYLVGPEEVLAVPNAANAAAVAEILRADAPAGVTVTDRHRDLAVLAVQGPGVDAVLPAVLPDVPALDYMAFTDVDDVRVCRTGYTGERGYELLVPADGAGAVWDSLVAAGARPCGLGARDTLRTEMGYPLHGQDLSVDISPVQAGSGWAVGWDKAAFRGRDALVAEKAAGPARRLRGLRATGRGVPRAGMDVLRDGERVGVTTSGTFSPTLKCGIALALIDTASGVGLDDTVAVDVRGRALECTVVKPPFVASHVR